A window from Pseudomonas sp. MRSN 12121 encodes these proteins:
- a CDS encoding S9 family peptidase, with protein MNETHASSPKAEAFSAARAVAAGIDFAELRLGAHGLFWNEYRPEDGACRIWHWRDGQAHCLTPPGFSVRSRVYEYGGGAFCLSDDGLLFVNEADQQLYRQSLQGEAPVALTAGECRYGDVQFAAGQVLAVEEQHDQHRLVSIDTDNGKRQLLAEGADFYAAPTLSPDGQRLAWIEWDRPHQPWTATRLMVADRLANGRWDDPRCLAGDDAQESLQQPRFDATGRLYCLTDRAGFWQPWGETRNGLQALPCAAADHAPAPWQLGACTWLPLGGDNWFGTWTEAGFGHLGLRVDGTQQDFSGSYSRFRNLALDERFIYCIAASPVSPSAVLAIDRQSQQVTLLAGGVAPLPPEQISRPRTLRYPSGQGEAHGFFYPAMGDAERPPLVVFIHGGPTSACYPILDPRIQYWAQRGFAVADLNYRGSSGYGREYRQALHLRWGEVDVEDACAVVAHLAGQGLVDGERAFIRGGSAGGYTTLCALAFADVFRAGASLYGVSDPLALGRATHKFEGDYLDWLIGDPEQEAARYRARTPLLHAGNIRVPVIFFQGELDAVVVPQQTRDMLEALQDKGIAAQAHYYPDERHGFRKAANQAHALEQEWRFYRQVMEQAGTPH; from the coding sequence ATGAACGAAACTCACGCCTCATCGCCAAAGGCTGAAGCCTTCAGCGCCGCCCGGGCCGTGGCCGCCGGCATCGACTTCGCCGAGCTGCGGCTCGGCGCCCATGGCCTGTTCTGGAACGAATACCGCCCCGAAGACGGCGCCTGCCGGATCTGGCACTGGCGCGACGGCCAGGCCCACTGCCTGACGCCGCCCGGCTTCAGCGTGCGCAGCCGGGTCTACGAATACGGTGGCGGTGCCTTTTGCCTGAGCGACGACGGGCTGCTGTTCGTCAACGAGGCAGACCAGCAGCTCTACCGGCAATCGCTGCAAGGCGAAGCGCCCGTCGCCCTGACCGCTGGCGAATGCCGTTATGGCGACGTGCAGTTCGCCGCCGGCCAGGTGCTGGCGGTGGAAGAACAGCACGACCAGCATCGCCTGGTGAGCATCGACACGGATAACGGCAAGCGCCAGCTGCTGGCCGAGGGAGCGGATTTCTACGCCGCTCCGACCCTGAGCCCGGACGGCCAGCGCCTGGCGTGGATCGAATGGGACCGACCGCACCAACCCTGGACGGCGACCCGCCTGATGGTCGCCGACCGCCTGGCCAACGGCCGCTGGGACGACCCGCGCTGCCTCGCCGGCGATGACGCGCAAGAGTCGTTGCAACAACCGCGCTTCGATGCAACCGGCCGCCTGTATTGCCTGACCGACCGCGCCGGGTTCTGGCAACCCTGGGGCGAAACCCGGAACGGCCTGCAAGCCTTGCCCTGTGCCGCCGCCGATCACGCCCCGGCGCCCTGGCAGTTGGGCGCCTGTACCTGGCTGCCGCTGGGGGGCGACAACTGGTTCGGCACCTGGACCGAAGCGGGCTTCGGCCACCTGGGATTGCGTGTCGATGGAACGCAACAAGACTTCAGCGGCAGCTACAGCCGCTTCCGCAACCTGGCGCTGGACGAGCGGTTTATCTACTGCATTGCGGCATCGCCTGTGAGCCCGTCCGCGGTGCTCGCCATCGACCGGCAGTCGCAGCAGGTCACACTCCTGGCCGGCGGCGTGGCCCCCCTGCCGCCGGAACAGATCAGCCGCCCGCGCACCTTGCGCTACCCCAGCGGCCAGGGCGAAGCCCACGGCTTTTTTTACCCGGCCATGGGCGACGCCGAGCGGCCGCCGCTGGTGGTGTTCATCCATGGCGGGCCAACCTCGGCCTGTTACCCGATCCTCGACCCGCGCATCCAGTATTGGGCGCAACGGGGCTTCGCCGTGGCCGACCTGAACTACCGCGGCAGCAGCGGTTATGGCCGCGAGTACCGGCAGGCCCTGCATCTGCGCTGGGGCGAGGTGGATGTGGAGGATGCCTGCGCGGTGGTCGCCCACCTGGCCGGGCAGGGCCTGGTCGATGGCGAGCGAGCGTTCATTCGCGGCGGTAGCGCCGGCGGCTATACCACGCTCTGCGCGCTGGCCTTCGCCGATGTGTTCCGCGCCGGTGCCAGCCTGTATGGCGTCAGCGACCCGCTGGCGCTGGGCCGGGCCACCCACAAGTTCGAAGGGGATTACCTGGACTGGCTGATCGGCGACCCCGAGCAGGAGGCCGCACGCTACAGGGCCCGCACGCCGTTGCTGCATGCCGGCAATATCCGCGTGCCGGTGATTTTCTTCCAGGGTGAACTCGATGCCGTGGTGGTGCCCCAGCAGACCCGAGACATGCTCGAGGCGCTACAGGACAAGGGGATTGCCGCCCAGGCGCACTACTACCCGGACGAACGCCACGGCTTTCGCAAGGCGGCCAATCAGGCCCACGCCCTGGAGCAGGAATGGCGGTTCTATCGACAGGTGATGGAACAGGCGGGCACACCGCACTAG
- a CDS encoding YqaE/Pmp3 family membrane protein, which translates to MDFIRIIIAILLPPLGVFLQVGFGGAFWLNILLTLCGYIPGIVHAVYIIAKR; encoded by the coding sequence ATGGACTTTATCCGCATCATCATCGCCATTCTGTTGCCACCCCTGGGAGTGTTCCTGCAAGTGGGGTTCGGCGGTGCGTTCTGGCTGAATATTCTGCTGACCCTGTGCGGCTACATCCCGGGTATCGTGCATGCGGTGTATATCATCGCCAAGCGCTGA